Proteins from a single region of Rubeoparvulum massiliense:
- a CDS encoding ABC transporter permease — MNLFLHELKTYGKSTGIWVLSLSLLIILFLSFFPIYAENAEVVKTLLQGFPQGFLAAFGVDLQTIFSFLGFYGYIFSYIMLCGAIQAMNLGISVISKETSHHTADFLLTKPISRSSVLSAKIAAVLMLLLLTNIIYILVASISALIISTSAFQYTTFLLVSLTLLFVQLLFSALGILIAILAPRIKSVLMVSMGTVSGFFMLSMLVSVLRDEKLRYFSPFDYFNVQSIIQYSTYESTFLLLEIILITLMITGSYLLFSKKDIHSA, encoded by the coding sequence ATGAACCTCTTTCTCCATGAATTGAAGACCTATGGGAAATCCACAGGGATTTGGGTGCTCTCCTTATCATTACTCATTATTCTCTTCTTATCCTTCTTCCCTATCTATGCTGAAAATGCGGAGGTCGTAAAAACATTGTTACAAGGATTTCCCCAAGGGTTCTTGGCTGCATTTGGGGTGGATCTCCAAACCATCTTCTCTTTCTTAGGATTCTATGGATATATTTTTAGCTATATTATGCTCTGTGGAGCGATTCAAGCGATGAATCTGGGTATCTCTGTTATTTCCAAAGAAACAAGTCATCACACAGCTGACTTTCTTCTTACGAAACCCATCAGTCGTAGCAGCGTGTTAAGTGCTAAAATCGCTGCGGTTCTCATGCTACTCCTTCTCACGAACATTATCTATATTCTGGTGGCAAGTATATCCGCTCTAATTATTAGTACATCCGCATTTCAATACACTACATTTTTATTGGTATCCTTGACACTGCTCTTTGTGCAGCTGCTCTTTAGTGCCTTGGGGATCTTGATTGCTATCCTTGCTCCAAGAATTAAGTCTGTACTAATGGTCTCCATGGGAACGGTTTCTGGATTTTTTATGTTGAGTATGCTTGTTTCTGTTTTAAGAGATGAAAAGCTTCGTTATTTTTCTCCTTTTGACTATTTTAATGTGCAGTCCATAATCCAATATTCAACCTATGAAAGTACCTTTCTACTACTGGAAATCATCCTTATTACACTTATGATTACAGGAAGTTACCTACTCTTCAGTAAGAAAGATATTCATTCAGCCTAA
- a CDS encoding ABC transporter ATP-binding protein has translation MNVIEVHHLTKTFGKSRGIEDVSFQVEEGEIFGFIGPNGAGKSTTIRTLLSLLHPTSGSATIFGMDVATKGPEILKEVGYLPSEVFYYDNMKVLELLKYSASFYKKNCSARIYELADLLQLDLKQKIADLSFGNKKKVGIIQGLLHEPKLIILDEPTSGLDPLIQQKFFELLKAENEKGVTIFFSSHILREVQKLCDRVAIIKEGRILKVEQISKLRVDAYKRISVESHAPVDPAYFTMDGVNQLEVKGYATSFIFKGNINVMINKLANIELTNLIIEEPDLEEIFMHYYEKED, from the coding sequence ATGAATGTGATCGAGGTGCATCATCTTACCAAAACATTTGGAAAATCGAGGGGAATTGAGGATGTAAGCTTTCAGGTGGAAGAGGGAGAGATCTTTGGATTTATCGGACCCAATGGTGCAGGAAAGTCCACAACGATCCGTACCTTACTCTCCTTGCTCCATCCAACCAGTGGTAGTGCAACAATCTTTGGCATGGATGTAGCGACGAAGGGCCCAGAAATTCTTAAGGAAGTAGGCTACCTCCCGTCCGAAGTCTTCTATTATGACAATATGAAGGTACTAGAACTATTAAAATATTCTGCTTCATTCTACAAAAAGAATTGCTCTGCACGGATCTATGAATTGGCGGATCTATTGCAGCTAGATTTGAAGCAAAAAATCGCTGACCTTTCCTTTGGCAATAAAAAGAAGGTGGGTATTATCCAGGGCTTATTACATGAACCGAAGCTAATTATTCTTGATGAGCCTACAAGCGGATTGGATCCGTTGATACAACAGAAATTTTTCGAGCTCTTAAAGGCGGAAAATGAAAAGGGTGTTACCATCTTCTTCTCATCACATATCTTGCGTGAGGTGCAAAAGCTCTGTGATCGGGTAGCCATTATTAAAGAAGGGAGAATCCTGAAGGTCGAGCAGATCAGCAAACTACGGGTGGATGCCTATAAGAGGATTTCCGTTGAATCACATGCTCCTGTAGATCCAGCCTATTTTACTATGGATGGGGTAAACCAGCTTGAAGTTAAGGGGTATGCTACTAGCTTTATTTTTAAAGGAAATATTAACGTGATGATCAATAAGCTTGCTAACATAGAGCTTACCAATCTGATCATCGAGGAGCCGGACCTTGAGGAAATCTTTATGCATTATTACGAGAAGGAGGATTGA
- a CDS encoding globin-coupled sensor protein, translating into MKTRTFRPQITSQELLRKGTDFQFEGRFQETLAYNHFRQEDFKRLGEVAAYLEESFHEAIQLLHSQFVELRTGNNEPPSLETVEAYIRTFFFEERTQAYVDKTMVFFNQLRKNNYHIGKLLVAFNQLNFFFTIKLLSKKALSPHTCLRLMESLQRAMNIEQEVLIEVYTEKLMEDTAVGITSIMEKNAEIMFIRDLLKKMEEQSEEAQTISASTEEMTASIAEVASNAVSVAERTEDAVKKAEQGRMVITAALDEIVLTDKTFQQIVEHFDRLKQDISRIQDVVQLIHGIADQTNLLALNASIEAARAGEHGRGFAVVASEVRKLAENTVESLKEVNKNVNNLETFSQEMSESINLTTNIIQQGVHKASEAVPILEEIVTDVERISVATTSTAASAQEQAAAVDDVAQRMVQITDLSEQVKALGNNTGVAVHDLGKLTEALRNMLFSKNIHLSTRSMLLLSKTDHILWKWRIYNMLLGFEQVRPEDVLSHKECRLGKWYFDASTSKRLSTYEDYQLLDEPHHQVHQYAKQAAEAYARRDMQDAEKQLALLDQASKQVLNHIDRLLHLLEQSRA; encoded by the coding sequence GTGAAGACTAGAACTTTTAGACCACAAATTACTTCGCAAGAGCTGTTACGCAAAGGAACCGACTTTCAATTTGAAGGCCGTTTTCAAGAGACGCTAGCGTATAACCATTTTAGACAAGAAGACTTTAAACGCTTAGGTGAAGTGGCAGCCTATCTAGAAGAGTCCTTTCATGAAGCGATCCAGCTACTTCACAGCCAATTCGTTGAATTAAGAACAGGAAATAATGAACCACCTTCTTTGGAGACCGTCGAAGCCTATATCCGTACATTCTTCTTCGAGGAAAGAACACAAGCCTATGTGGATAAGACGATGGTCTTCTTCAATCAGCTTCGAAAAAATAATTACCATATTGGGAAATTACTTGTCGCATTTAATCAGCTTAATTTCTTCTTCACCATTAAGCTTTTATCCAAGAAGGCTTTGAGCCCCCATACCTGCCTTCGTCTGATGGAAAGCCTCCAACGGGCCATGAACATCGAACAGGAGGTTCTGATCGAAGTATACACCGAGAAGCTGATGGAGGATACCGCCGTAGGAATCACTTCTATTATGGAGAAAAACGCAGAGATCATGTTCATTCGAGACTTGCTCAAAAAAATGGAGGAGCAAAGTGAAGAAGCGCAGACCATCTCTGCTTCTACAGAAGAGATGACCGCTTCCATCGCTGAGGTGGCGAGTAATGCTGTGTCTGTAGCTGAACGGACCGAGGATGCTGTTAAGAAAGCAGAACAAGGAAGAATGGTGATTACTGCCGCTCTCGATGAGATTGTATTGACGGATAAAACCTTTCAACAGATTGTTGAACACTTTGATCGCCTAAAACAAGATATTTCACGAATCCAAGATGTAGTTCAGTTAATCCATGGAATCGCTGATCAGACCAATCTCCTTGCTCTCAATGCATCTATTGAGGCAGCAAGAGCAGGAGAACATGGGAGAGGCTTCGCTGTAGTGGCTAGTGAGGTTCGAAAATTGGCAGAGAATACGGTAGAATCTCTCAAGGAAGTGAATAAGAATGTCAATAACCTTGAGACATTTTCCCAGGAAATGTCGGAGTCCATTAACCTCACCACCAACATTATTCAGCAAGGGGTCCATAAGGCTAGTGAAGCAGTACCCATTCTTGAAGAGATCGTTACAGATGTAGAAAGAATCAGTGTAGCGACTACAAGTACAGCTGCTTCTGCACAAGAACAGGCTGCAGCCGTAGATGATGTTGCCCAACGTATGGTGCAAATCACTGATCTATCTGAACAAGTGAAGGCGTTAGGCAATAATACTGGAGTAGCCGTACATGATCTCGGAAAATTAACCGAAGCACTACGAAACATGCTATTTTCCAAGAATATTCACCTATCCACCCGCTCCATGCTTTTATTATCGAAGACCGATCATATCCTGTGGAAGTGGCGTATTTATAATATGCTTCTTGGCTTTGAACAAGTACGTCCAGAAGATGTACTCTCCCATAAAGAGTGTCGCTTAGGAAAATGGTACTTCGATGCAAGTACCAGCAAACGGCTAAGTACCTACGAGGATTATCAATTACTTGATGAACCTCATCATCAGGTTCATCAATATGCGAAGCAAGCTGCTGAAGCCTACGCACGCAGGGACATGCAGGATGCAGAAAAGCAACTAGCCTTATTAGATCAGGCATCTAAGCAAGTATTGAACCATATTGACCGCTTACTTCACCTCCTTGAACAAAGCAGAGCTTAG